A DNA window from Pseudomonas wuhanensis contains the following coding sequences:
- a CDS encoding helix-turn-helix transcriptional regulator: MDYSLLICRLGKQIREKRMNRGLTQANLAELAGLTRQKVIAVEKGSLSVSMSAYARVLGALDCELAVIPAAMPTLEELGELF; encoded by the coding sequence ATGGATTATTCTTTGTTGATCTGCCGCTTAGGTAAGCAAATACGCGAAAAGCGTATGAATCGTGGCCTGACGCAAGCAAATCTTGCCGAACTCGCCGGGCTGACTCGGCAGAAAGTCATCGCAGTAGAGAAGGGCTCTCTTTCCGTGAGCATGAGTGCTTATGCGCGGGTGTTAGGTGCTCTGGATTGCGAACTTGCTGTCATTCCGGCAGCCATGCCGACTCTGGAAGAACTTGGTGAGCTGTTCTAA
- a CDS encoding ArnT family glycosyltransferase, which translates to MSRPASSLFLLAVLLFFFALGNHQLQGSTEARVAGIAMQMHLDNDWVTPRLFGEPFLEKPPLSLWLDAGAIRAFGGTPWAVRLASAFAGLFSVMLLYAMLRRFGRPEAVAWTAGILLATMASYWSNVRGVGEDALLALGVTMALLAFFQGQRHSSVGNALLFASGIAIATLSKGVLGLAMPGVVIFAYLSAETVMDKRLKLSDWLRPGLLTLLGLVPLMIWLALLYQRGGAHAVGEVLLTNSVGRFSGSFVEAGHYEPFYYYLAKLPEAFLPWNILVYLGLWHFRKSLMANRYLLFFTVWLLAQFVMLTLASSKRTVYLMSMTPAAAVIAAEYANVLFERLKAHIEAPTWLGVIARHRRGVVMSVLTVVIGSYPAAAQWALPHADRKLSFLPLTEQIQTLRASGQQVALFQANERVGGASVFYTQRVLEGLDTEAQLHEFLRASSSNVALMAGAHEPAAPLKVLKTMKVGRQAYYFVTL; encoded by the coding sequence ATGTCACGTCCCGCCTCGTCGCTGTTTCTGCTCGCCGTTCTGCTGTTTTTCTTCGCGTTGGGCAATCACCAGTTACAAGGCTCCACGGAGGCCCGGGTTGCCGGGATTGCCATGCAGATGCATCTGGATAACGACTGGGTGACGCCTCGTTTGTTCGGCGAACCGTTTCTTGAAAAGCCGCCCTTGAGTTTGTGGCTCGATGCCGGGGCGATTCGCGCATTTGGCGGTACGCCTTGGGCGGTGCGGCTGGCGTCGGCGTTTGCCGGGCTCTTCAGCGTGATGCTGCTGTACGCGATGCTGCGACGGTTCGGCCGGCCCGAGGCAGTTGCGTGGACGGCGGGGATACTGCTGGCGACCATGGCCAGCTACTGGAGCAATGTGCGCGGCGTCGGTGAAGACGCGTTGCTGGCCCTTGGTGTGACCATGGCGCTCTTGGCGTTCTTTCAGGGGCAACGGCACTCGTCCGTTGGCAACGCGTTACTGTTTGCTTCAGGGATCGCCATCGCGACCTTGAGCAAGGGCGTACTGGGGCTGGCGATGCCGGGTGTGGTGATCTTCGCGTACCTGTCGGCCGAAACCGTGATGGACAAACGCCTGAAACTTTCGGACTGGCTGCGCCCCGGTCTGTTGACGCTGCTGGGGCTGGTGCCGTTGATGATCTGGCTCGCGCTGCTGTATCAACGCGGTGGGGCGCATGCCGTGGGGGAAGTGTTGCTGACCAACAGCGTCGGGCGCTTCAGCGGTTCCTTCGTCGAGGCCGGGCATTACGAACCGTTCTACTACTATCTGGCCAAGCTGCCGGAGGCCTTCCTGCCCTGGAATATTCTGGTGTACCTGGGGTTGTGGCATTTTCGCAAAAGCCTGATGGCCAATCGTTACCTGTTGTTCTTCACGGTGTGGCTGCTGGCGCAGTTCGTCATGCTGACCCTGGCGTCGAGCAAGCGCACGGTGTACCTGATGTCCATGACGCCTGCGGCGGCGGTGATCGCTGCAGAGTATGCGAACGTGCTGTTCGAACGACTCAAGGCCCACATCGAAGCCCCGACCTGGCTGGGAGTCATTGCCCGGCACCGTCGCGGTGTTGTCATGAGCGTACTGACCGTGGTGATCGGCAGTTACCCCGCCGCGGCTCAATGGGCATTGCCTCACGCCGATCGCAAACTGTCCTTCCTGCCGCTAACGGAGCAGATTCAGACGTTGCGGGCCAGCGGGCAACAGGTCGCGTTGTTTCAGGCCAACGAACGGGTGGGCGGCGCCAGCGTTTTCTATACCCAACGCGTGCTCGAGGGCCTGGATACCGAGGCGCAATTGCATGAGTTTCTGCGCGCTTCATCTTCCAATGTGGCGCTCATGGCCGGGGCACATGAACCCGCCGCGCCCTTGAAAGTGCTCAAGACCATGAAGGTGGGACGTCAGGCTTACTACTTTGTAACCCTGTAA